CTGATGAGAAAAGTGCCTTCTAGAAAGTCCCAACCCCAAATTGGCCCTGCATGATTGATATCAAAGTGGACATTAGCATTCTTCCTGAGACAAGGCCAGACACCTCTGAGAACATTTTCACTTAACCTTGTGAGCTCACTTCTACTAAGACAAAGAGTCCTATCCATCAGCTGCCAAACAAAAACCAGTTTAATGTGCAGAATTAATTATACCAGGCTGACAGAAGCCAGTATCTTAATAAAcacttttaaatttacttatagGAGAAGCATAGATGCCCAACACACACTGAAAGACACCCCGCCTCCTGCAAACTCCTAGAGACATCCATCCAAGCTCTCATGACACTGTCTTGTATCTGTTTTGTTGTCCTTGGAGTTCTGTTTATCATCAACCAGGAACTTTTCCAGACAAAACCTGACCGTGGTGAtacttgtttatgttttaacaaataaagtttgcctcaagatcagagtgcagagctaagccatgAGAGGCCAGTGGTAAGTACACACATTTattcccaggactctggagacagaggcaggtggatctgttagttcaaggtcaccctgagctacgcgaaattgatccagtctcaaagagaaacagagctcacacaaaagtgatcccaacacttgggaccacacgcctttactcccagcactagggagacggagacagagtgatatggctgggcagagagaggaatagaagacaggaggagagaggagttCATTGTAGTCTGAGGGAGCAGActgaagcagtcagtctgaggatgcagtctgaggacaggatcgcccctttggtctgaccattggtagaggtgagaactctctagaggctggctgctctgcttctctgatccttcagctttcagcccctgatagctgactctgggGTTTTATTATTACAAacaattagaactcatgctatACTTGAGTATAATTTCTGGGATCTGTGATAGAAAAGCATAGACTCCcacagcttgtcctctgacctccacaggagtgCTATGGcaagcacatacacagaaagataaatgaataagtaaaaatttcaaaacctaaGGTAGATAGTGACATCTACTGTGAATTCAGGCTtagatatgtgcacacatgtgtacacacttatacatataccccccaaaaaagcccaaaccaaaacacaaacacactgtcTCCATTGGGACCATAATTTGAGATACTGTAATAACAAGTTTTAAATGATGTGGGGGAACAAAAGGAGAAGACTGAAAACAGAGTGCAGAGATTCTGTCAAGACTTGGAAAACTAACTACAGGCCAATGCTGGAAAGGTCATTAGCTGCTGCTTGAATGGGACTTGTCCCCAACTTTAATTTATAGCATTTTTCTTggcatttacttatttgtgcGTGCCATGGTGAACTATGgagttcagaagacaactttaagagtcagttctcttccttcactgcctggcagcaagtgtctttacctacaAGGCCAGTTTGTTGGCCTCCCTGCTGTTTCTAAAGGTCTACAATGAGATCTCTAAGATCACAGGGCCAGCCAGCCTGTCTGCCTTCCTCactctccccctctttcccttatttatttattgtgatagCTAATCTTACTTGTGAACTTGACAcacttgggaagagggaccctcagctGAAGAACTGCGTCCATCAGACTGGCttctgtggggcattttttttttttttttttttttttttttttactcaagcAGTCTTTAATGAAAACTGTATGAGACGCCCCTATTCCTGCATCTTCTCAATCGTTTCTTCCTTGTAtttgcccttctcctttcctacttGCCGAGACTTGGCTTTCCTTTCCAGGATCTTCTTTCGGTGTTTGTCCAGCTTTAGCCGGGTGATCACCACCTTGCTGGGGTGGATGCCCACGTGGACAGTTGTGCCATTAGCCCTTTCTCGCTGCACCCGTTCAATGTAGATGACGTATTTCTTCCTGTACACTTGGACCACTTTGCCAATCTGCTGGCCTTTGTAGTGTCCCCGGACAACCTGAACCTCGTCATCCTTTTGAATGGGCATCGAGCGAACATTGTACTTCTGTCTCAGCTCTTTGGAAAGGGGGGGAGACATGATCTTCCTCCGAATATGAGAAGGTGCATTGAAATGCCGTTTGCGGTTCTTGCTCCGGTCGGAAGTCACAAAGGGATTGAACTTCATTTTGGCGGCTGCGATCCAGCGATGCCCGCAAGAGGAAAgagctgtggggcattttcttaactgccaATTGATgctggagggcccagcccactgagtGGTACCATCCTTCTATAGATGCACCTGTGCTGTGCGAGTCTAGTAACAAACCAGTAAAAGGTACTCTTCTGTGGTGGTTGCTTTAGTTCTTGCCTCCAGCCTTGAGCTCCCGCCCTAACCTCCCACCACGATGAACTGTATCTGTACATAAACTGAAATCAATTCCCCGCCCCCACTccaaattgtttttggtaagaaTGCTTTATCAACAAGGAGGGTTCAAATGGGGACTCTTTccctgggaggtggagatagaaGCCATATCCTGGGTAAACTCAGGAACAAGGTTGGGGTGTGGGCAGGATGGGAACTTGAGAGATCTGTTGGGCCAACTGGGTGAGGGAGGCAGGTTGGGAGCAGGACAGAGCAGTAGAGTAATGAAAAATACTGTTTGACTGGTGGGTGTTGGGGGAGAAACcgggtgccagggaaactcccaggaattctcaaggatgaccccagctaagactcctggagAGGGTCCCTGAACTGGGCCATCTACTGAattcagattgatgactaccctaattgtcatcagggagcctttatccagtaactggtggaagcagaagcagagctccacagtcaagcactggtcctgctgaagaaagggaggagggattatatgagcaataAGAGGTAGGAGGGAGTCAATCatgacaggggtgggggtggagtggggagggactggacccacagagacagctgacctgagctcctgggagctcagGGATTCTGGACTTagggagcttgcatgggactCACCTAGACCCTGCATGTGTctgatagttgtgtagcttgatcttaCTGTGAAGTTCCTACCAGTGAGAGCAGGATCTGTCTGTCCCTGGCACTTAGCtgtttgggaacctgttctccaTGCTGGATTACTTCGcacagccttgatacagggggaggagcttggttctgcctcaacttgaggTGCCTAGTTTTGTTcgcacccatgggaggcctgcccttttctgaatggaGAGGGGGGAGTGGATAGGGAGTGGGGTAGATGGGAGCAGGAgagagggaactgtggttggtatgtaaaataaattttaaaaataaaaaagggaatgCTTTATCACAGAAAATTaggatatttgtttatttataattaacTTTTGAGGTAGAATCTTGCTACATTATACTAGCTTCACACTCTAGGGTTCAAAGGTTCCTCCTACTTCTGTGTCTTTAGTAGGTAGTACAGACTATGGTGCCCAACTTTCAGCACTCTACTTTTTGAGACAAACCCTAAAATAGAAATCACAGAGGTCAGGcatacatctgtaattccagcacttcagaggttgaggcaggaggattaggaattctAAGGAAAATTAACTAGATGATGAGTCTGGGGCTATCCTGAGAGTACAACCatctcaaaacaacacaaagaacaagaaggagatgaaggaggaggggaagaggagacaaaagaggaaggaggctctgaagaagggggtggggagaaaaggaagaggatcAGAGGAGGCTGCAGCATAGACAGTTGCTTAGCCAATGGCTACAGCATTTACATATAAGAATTACCCAGCTAGGGTTTGGAGAGATGATGACTTAGTTTATAAGAGCATAAACTGTTCctacagagaacccaagttcatttctcagcacccacaatagCTGACTCACAACTACCCATAACTCtactccaggggattcaacactcTCTTTTTGACCAAAGGcaccacactcatgtgcatatatcaACACAGAGATATACATATATTGACATAATAAAAAATGGGCTTCCAGTTGGCACAGCAGGTAGTAAAGAGCAGGGTCTTCAGACCTCTATTGAGCCTGCAGGTGGTGCATATTAGTCCAGAGGTTATGGGCCACCAGGGCTGGAACAATAAACCCTTCTTGTCAACTTCTGGGCAGGCCACAGCAGGACTGGAACCCAAGTAGGTGTGGGTTCTGTCATATGTCAGCTGACTGCCCTACAGACTGCCCCACATTGGGTGTCATTTGTCAGGggccagccttgacaaaaatacatAAGGGCAtgaggatttagaaatatagtaaacaatatgaagacatgaatgaaaataataaaacagagaaacatataggatagtattgggagggaattccagtgagtattAAAAAttcacccacatttaatttccaattgcttaaaatacccttgaccccaaaaggtaggagtaaaaGACtgttcatagttaaacattctgttgctagaatcAAACAAGTCACTAAGTCACGCTCACACCCTAAACCAAAACATTCGGTAGGCAAACTACTCCCTGGAgggaatcccaagttatctccatagAGGGAAGTgaaacttagttggatccttagacttttgtttgaagtaggaacagatctacttcactattcctggagcacaaggtctggctattagccacattTGTTGACAATAACTCTCTGAACAACACCTAGGTGGggcctttgtttgaggtagaagcacaacaACCTTGTAAGTTTCAACTCTCT
The sequence above is drawn from the Chionomys nivalis chromosome 5, mChiNiv1.1, whole genome shotgun sequence genome and encodes:
- the LOC130874851 gene encoding 60S ribosomal protein L26-like: MKFNPFVTSDRSKNRKRHFNAPSHIRRKIMSPPLSKELRQKYNVRSMPIQKDDEVQVVRGHYKGQQIGKVVQVYRKKYVIYIERVQRERANGTTVHVGIHPSKVVITRLKLDKHRKKILERKAKSRQVGKEKGKYKEETIEKMQE